A window from Argopecten irradians isolate NY chromosome 3, Ai_NY, whole genome shotgun sequence encodes these proteins:
- the LOC138317940 gene encoding ribosomal protein S6 kinase delta-1-like, translated as MAAKTKNRDRLWQFDVSDPTKHPDGFTIYKVSCKVFQIHSPESLTEILIWKRYNDFKNLFKMMLALHRALHRKEDFPQFAKPKLFGRFEDSVIEERRLSALQLLNFIGNQAHLHKSKAFQEFLKGGKQIQGLSGNVMKPSKLDILSPDTSSSTEDSLTKSSEESSLQPVKHPPSEPNSISSDGNTDGDSENSEQKDMRLEGVWNFPQIPDNISLNSYDDDTDQEGDVESNLSASLPDTDIACFDPLSTEEHNGKPDIHTSGSWLFAAMNTCAEMDSDDMRDETDSTTPSDTDAGIQIDFDEKTEEMMASTETVIEVKVDSAHMSDTENESQKSSTPDLSEFDPLRIRTESKVEYGKGDLDLSNATGKGSMSSRSNSAASSATSSPARQVGRSPRRLRSHTGESVSTMDLGGKEDYIYVAANQICQAQDHEANGRYEHAFSSYKSGVGILLQGVQGDKNKARRDAVRRKTAQYLIKAEDLYNRHLAKETLDHKRWAADGDLSPLSEVDPSLALLKGSTGELKNYKVLGTVDHVLLVMDKTTDDTYIMKTVHKSSTCITRSRTILPVSCPYMVGLHKFYETDNAIHLLLQYATGGKLWTYIGAYLQANRGNMRDNAPGLVTDRDQFSHAYMGQKIHSDDNKISDSNKLEVSRQNGDTEKVCNDSEFAALHMKYTKDNETCAYNHRKTDGELTDTDSNVLGEKGKVSDDKNFGKEKNTSPANQKSRNRILSSISSLDNQDISETDARESCVLDQKEFQISDILENTKSNLDCFSINSIESNEGVQRMDSNTSDNQTFECIPEENEMSPKCRPLVTDDVFPGNKDSDNHENHVLVPEDDAEAIVQNAKKLIKSVERTLSLVDSEVEEVISPKKLSDFDVECRKNSSSVQDCNDLSSGTPTSQNISDLQDDRVKSETSENLTEDYDSSNETSIYDLNRSCDDTSDSEPVKSSNGSPHKHLSDLDLVVDNKDRSSTLVKPSSDPDLSSRRYSDLDRKESRSSTFTEHSLTRHPTPPKKLSLTRMNSKELCRSASMERELTSPLKTRHRNLSGVFQQLDLATSSPDQVRLPESCIQQWAAEMVVAVSRLHAEGILCRDLKPDNILLGERGHILLTYFCEISTTERDVDFEAVDQLYVAPEVRSICGYTDVCDWWSIGALLYELLTGRSLLSCHPGGITSHTQLFIPESISSEARGLLQQLLCYNPRERLGAGINGAEEIKAHPFFNGVNWNSLENLCS; from the exons gtGTTTCAAATTCACTCACCAGAAAGTTTGACAGAG ATTCTTATTTGGAAAAGATACAATGACTTCaagaatttatttaaaatgatgCTAGCACTTCACAGAGCCCTTCACAGAAAGGAGGACTTTCCACAATTTGCAAAGCCCAAACTGTTTG GTCGGTTTGAAGATTCTGTGATAGAGGAACGGCGCCTTAGTGCCCTTCAGTTATTGAATTTTATTGGGAACCAAGCTCATCTGCACAAGTCTAAGGCATTCCAGGAGTTTCTTAAG GGAGGGAAACAGATACAAGGTTTGTCTGGAAATGTGATGAAGCCATCCAAGTTGGATATTCTGTCTCCTGATACCTCATCCTCCACTGAAGATTCCCTGACGAAATCCAGCGAAGAGTCGTCACTACAGCCAGTCAAACATCCACCTTCTGAGCCGAACAGTATCTCGTCTGATGGCAACACGGACGGAGATTCagagaacag TGAACAGAAGGATATGAGGTTGGAGGGAGTATGGAACTTCCCACAGATCCCGGACAACATCAGTCTCAACTCGTACGATGATGATACAGACCAGGAGGGGGATGTGGAGTCAAATCTCAGTGCCTCTCTCCCCGATACGGACATCGCCTGTTTCGATCCTCTCTCAACTGAAGAACACAATGGCAAACCAGACATACATACAAGTGGTAGTTGGCTGTTTGCCGCTATGAATACCTGTGCAG AAATGGATTCAGATGACATGAGAGATGAAACAGATTCCACGACACCATCAGATACTGATGCTGGTATACAG ATTGACTTTGATGAAAAGACGGAAGAGATGATGGCTTCAACTGAAACAGTAATAGAGGTCAAAGTGGATAGCGCCCATATGTCTGATACTGAAAATGAAAGCCAAAAATCCTCAACACCAGACCTCAGTGAATTTGACCCACTGAGAATACGAACGGAATCGAAAGTTGAGTATGGTAAAGGTGACCTGGATCTTTCTAACGCTACTGGTAAAGGAAGCATGTCGTCTCGTAGCAATAGCGCAGCATCTAGTGCAACGTCATCTCCGGCACGCCAGGTTGGTCGTAGTCCACGAAGGCTTCGGTCCCATACGGGTGAGTCTGTCTCCACCATGGACCTTGGAGGTAAAGAGGACTACATCTATGTGGCAGCCAATCAGATTTGTCAGGCACAGGACCACGAGGCTAATGGTCGATATGAACATGCCTTCTCCTCTTACAAAAGTGGTGTTGGGATTCTACTTCAGGGAGTCCAAG GTGATAAGAATAAAGCAAGGAGGGATGCAGTACGGAGGAAAACGGCACAGTACCTGATAAAGGCTGAGGATCTATATAACCGACATCTGGCTAAAGAAACGCTCGACCACAAACGCTGGGCG GCGGACGGAGATTTGTCGCCACTGTCAGAAGTCGACCCTTCTCTAGCCCTGCTGAAGGGGTCTACAGGGGAACTTAAGAATTACAAGGTACTAGGAACTGTTGACCACGTGTTGTTAGTCATGGACAAAACAACAGACGACACGTACATCATGAAG ACTGTCCATAAGTCCAGTACTTGTATTACAAGGTCAAGGACAATTTTGCCAGTGTCATGTCCATATATGGTTGGACTGCACAAGTTTTACGAAACAGACAACGCCATTCACCTATTACTGCAGTATGCCACTGGTGGAAAATTGTGGACATACATCGGAGCATACCTACAGGCTAATCGTGGCAACATGAGGGACAATGCCCCTGGGCTTGTCACAGATCGCGATCAGTTCAGTCATGCGTATATGGGACAAAAAATCCATAGCGATGATAACAAGATCTCTGATTCAAATAAATTGGAAGTCAGTAGACAGAATGGTGATACAGAGAAAGTGTGTAATGATTCTGAATTTGCTGCTCTTCATATGAAATACACAAAAGACAATGAAACATGTGCCTACAATCATAGAAAAACGGACGGTGAATTAACCGATACAGATTCGAATGTTCTGGGTGAGAAAGGAAAGGTTTCTGATGACAAAAACTTTGGTAAAGAAAAGAATACTAGTCCTGCCAATCAAAAATCAAGGAACCGAATACTGAGTAGTATATCGTCCTTAGATAACCAAGACATCAGTGAAACAGACGCGCGGGAGTCATGTGTGTTAGACCAGAAGGAATTCCAAATCAGTGATATTTTAGAGAATACCAAATCTAATTTAGACTGTTTCAGCATTAATAGTATAGAAAGTAATGAAGGTGTTCAGAGAATGGACAGTAACACTTCAGACAACCAGACATTCGAGTGTATTCCTGAAGAAAatgaaatgtcaccaaaatgcCGGCCTCTGGTTACAGATGATGTATTTCCTGGAAATAAGGATTCAGATAACCATGAAAATCATGTACTAGTTCCTGAGGATGACGCTGAAGCAATTGTGCAAAATGCAAAAAAGTTGATAAAGTCAGTCGAAAGGACATTATCTCTCGTCGATTCGGAAGTTGAGGAAGTGATATCACCAAAAAAATTATCAGATTTTGATGTTGAATGTAGAAAGAATAGTTCTAGTGTTCAAGACTGTAATGATTTGTCTTCAGGCACGCCTACGTCTCAAAATATAAGTGACCTTCAGGATGACCGGGTAAAAAGTGAAACGTCAGAAAATCTGACGGAGGATTATGATAGTTCTAATGAAACTAGTATATATGACCTGAACAGATCCTGTGATGACACAAGCGATAGTGAACCCGTGAAATCGTCAAATGGTTCTCCACACAAACATCTTTCTGATCTAGATTTGGTAGTAGATAATAAAGACAGATCAAGTACCTTAGTCAAACCCAGTTCTGACCCTGACTTGTCCTCAAGAAGATACAGTGACCTTGACCGCAAGGAGTCAAGGTCATCCACATTCACCGAACACTCACTGACAAGACACCCGACACCACCTAAGAAATTAAGTCTGACCCGTATGAACTCCAAAGAGCTTTGTCGGTCAGCATCCATGGAACGAGAACTGACCTCACCATTAAAGACGAGACACAGAAATTTATCGGGAGTTTTCCAACAGTTAGATCTAGCCACTAGTAGCCCTGATCAAGTCCGTCTGCCAGAATCCTGTATCCAACAGTGGGCAGCTGAGATGGTGGTGGCGGTATCAAGACTTCACGCAGAGGGAATTCTCTGCAG AGATCTGAAGCCTGACAATATCTTGCTGGGAGAGCGGGGACACATCTTACTTACATATTTTTGTGAGATCAGTACTACAGAGAGAGATGTAGACTTTGAGGCTGTGGACCAGCTTTATGTAGCTCCAG AGGTGAGGAGTATCTGTGGCTATACAGATGTGTGTGATTGGTGGAGTATAGGAGCTCTCCTCTACGAACTTCTCACTGGACGG AGCTTATTGAGCTGCCACCCAGGGGGGATAACCTCTCACACTCAACTGTTTATACCGGAGAGTATATCATCAGAAGCGCGGGGACTTCTACAGCAG TTGTTGTGTTACAACCCACGTGAACGCCTTGGAGCTGGAATCAACGGTGCAGAGGAAATAAAAGCACATCCTTTCTTCAATGGAGTCAACTGGAATTCCTTGGAGAATCTCTGTTCATAA